CAGGCCCACAGTGATACCGCTCCGGCCATACCCATGCAACCGGGCCAGCCGGAGCGCCACACGCATGACTACCTGAGACACGGCACGACAGACCTCTTTGCCGCCCTCGATGTCAAGGCCGGCACGGTCATCGCCGAGGTCCACCGACGTCATCGCAGCGTGGAGTTCCGTCACTTCCTGCAGACCGTCGAACGTGCCACGCCCGCGGAGTTCGAACTGCATCTCGTGCTCGACAATGCCAGCACCCACAAGAGCCCGATCATCCAGCGCTGGCTGCTCAGGCATACGCGTGTGCACCTGCACTTTACGCCCACCTCGGCCTCTTGGATCAACCTGGTGGAATGCTGGTTCTCGATCCTCACGGCGCGTCGGCTCAAGCGCGGGAGATTCCCCTCGACCCGCGCCCTGGAGAACGCCATCCGCGCCTACGTGGCTACCAACAACGTCAATCCCAAGCCCTTCGTCTGGACCAAGACGGCCGATCAAATCCTTCAGTCCGTTGCAGAGTTCTGCATACGAACTTCCGGTTCACACCACTAGCACCCTCCGTGCATGCTTTGGGTGCCGAAGCGGGGGGCTGTCAGCGCAAGCGGGCCGTGGGTGCAATGCCAGGAAACGGATGAAATCCTCCAAGTACGAACGACTGGGCTACTGGACATGCGTGCTGATCCTCGCGGGTTTTGCTTTGGCATGTTCGATGGGCATTGCCAACCGCTTGAGTTCGGGAAAAGTGCAGGCGCTTTCAAAAGCGGGTGCTGGGCGCACCATTTTTCAGTCTTCAGATCCCGTCGGTTTTTACGCCGCGCTGGTGCCGTACATGCTCATCTGCGCGGCTTTCGCATGGGGTGCGCATTGGATTTGGTCAACGTACCTTCGCCGACAGTAATGGTCGCCGACACGCGTTGGTCTCGCTTGCGAAAGAGGCGTGGCCGTTCCGTGAATCGTCATCGGATCTTGGTGTTTGCTATTAATTAAATAGCAGAAATGGCTTTTTCCAGCGGTTTATAGAGCGGTCTCCGGCACAGGCGCTGCCGCTGATTCCGCCTCTGGCCGGCTGGCCCGGATGTCGAACGCGCCGCCGGTCAGCGACTGGTCGCGCAGCGTCACCGCCTGCCGGCCGGGCAGCAGCGGAAACACCAGCTCCGCGAAGCGGATGGCTTCTTCCAGGTGCGGGTAGCCCGACAGCACGAAGCGGTCCACGCCCACGTCCACGTATTCCTGCAGCCGCTCGGCCACCTCCTGCGCATTGCCCACCAGCGAGGTGCCCGCGCCGCCGCGCACCAGGCCCACGCCGGCCCACAGGTTGGGGCCCACCACCAGCCGGTCGCGCCGGCCGCCGTGCAGCGCGGCCATGCGGCGCTGGCCCTCGGAATCCATGCGCGCGTAGTTCTGCTGCGCCCGGGCGATGTCGTCGTCGGTCAGCCGGCTGATGAGGCGGTCGGCATCGGCCCAGGCCTCTTCGCTGGTCTCGCGCACGATGACGTGCAGGCGCACGCCGAAGCGCAGCGGGTGCCGGTCGAGATCGCGGCCTGCGGCGCCGGCGTGCGCGCGCACATCGGCGATCTTTTCGGCCACCGCGGCGGGCGGCTCGCCCCAGGTCAGGTAGGCATCGACATGGCGCGCGGCCAGCGCGTGCGCGGCGGGCGACGAGCCGCCGAAGTACAGCGGCGGGTAGGGCTGCGTGGCGGGCGTGAAGAAGTTCTGCGCGCCCTGCACCTTCAGGTGCCGGCCTTCGAAATCGACCTTCTCGCCCAGCAGCAGGCGGCGCCAGAGGGTCAGGAACTCGTCGCTGGCGGCGTAGCGCTCGTCATGGCTGTAGAACACGCCGTCGGCCGCCAGCTCGGTGGCGTCGCCGCCGGGCACCACGTTCAGCAGCAGGCGGCCGGGGCCCAGGGCCTGATCGAGCGATGCCGCCTGCCGCGCCGACGCGGTGGGGTTGCCCAGCGAGGTGCGCAATGCCACCAGCAGCTTGATGCGCTGGGTGACGGGCACCAGGCTGGCGGCGGTCACCCACGGGTCCAGGCACGAGCTGCCGGTGGGAATCAGCAGGCCGTCGTAGCCCAGCTGCTCGGAAGTCACCGCGATCTGGCGCAGGTAGGCATTGGTGGGCGCGCGGCCGAAGTCGGAGGTGCCCAGGTAGCGCGTGTCGCCCGAGGTGGGCAGGAACCAGAAGATGTCGGGGGTCGGACTCATGGGGAAGGGCTTTCGGAATCGGTGTCGGTTGGGAATTCGGCGGGTGGCGCGCCCGCATCGGCGCCGGCCCGGCGCGGCGCGCCGACCTCGCCCAGGCGGATCAGCCGTGCGCGCACCACGTTGCGGCTCAGGCCCAGCACGCGCGCGGCCTCGCTCTGGCTGTAGTGGCACCAGCGGAAGACTTCCAGCAGCACAGCGTCTTCCACCGTCTGGTAGAGCGCGGGCACATGCGCTTCGCACAGCTGGCGCACGGCCTGGCGCAGCAGCGGCAGGCCGGGGGGCGAGGGGCTGGGGGCCTGCGGCGGCGCCGCTGCCGCCGGGGTTTCGGGCTCGGTGCCCGCGCGCGCAGCGCCGGACAGCCGCAGGTCGGGCGCGTCCAGCGTGCGGCCGTCGCCCAGCAGCAGCGTGCGGTGGATGGTGTTTTCCAGCTCGCGCACGTTGCCGGGCCAGGGCGCCTGCTGCAGCGCGCGTTCGGCGGCGGGCGTGAGCTGCGGGCGCGGGTAACCCAGGCGCCGGCTGTAGGCGTCGATGAAATGGCGCGCCAGCGGCACGATGTCGCCCGGGCGCTCGCGCAGCGTGTGCACCTCCAGGCTCACCACGTTCAGGCGGTAGTACAGGTCCTTGCGAAAGCGCTGCTGCAGCACCAGCGCCTGCAGGTCCACCGATGCGGCGGCCACGATGCGCACGTCGATGGGAATGGGCTGGCGCCCGCCCACGCGCACCACCTCGCGCTGCTGCAGCACGCGCAGCAGCTTGTTCTGCACGGCCAGCGGCAGGTCGTTCACCTCGTCCAGGAAGATGGTGCCGCCGTGGGCTTCCTCGAACCAGCCGGGCTGCGCCCCGAAGGCGCCGGGAAAGGCGCCGCTTTCATGGCCGAACAGCTCCGAATCGACCAGCGCTTCGGAGAACGCGCCGCAGCCCACGGCCACGAAGGGCGCTGCGCTGCGCGGGCTGCGGCTGTGCAGGTAGCGCGCGATCAGCTCCTTGCCGGTGCCGCTCTCGCCGGTGATGAGCACGCCGGCGTCGCTGGGCGCCACCTGCTCCACCTCGGCCAGCAGCGCCTTGGAGCGCGGGTCTTCGAAGATCCACGCCAGGCCGGCCTCAAGGGCGGCGGGCGTGGCGGTGGCGGTGCGGGCCGGTGCGGCGGGCCATGCGGGGAGGGTCGCCATGGGTCGTCAGCGTGGGGGGTGCGCGCGGTCGTGCCTGGCGATCACGAATAGAACGACGGTGCCGGTACCCTGGCGTGCAGCGCCCAGTCGCCCAGTTCCTGCAGCTTGTAGTCCACCGGGTCGTGCAGCGTCTGCGTGCGCAGGTTGCGCCAGAAGCGGTCCAGCCGCAGCGCGCCGTGGGTGGCGCGCGCGCCGGTGGTCTCGAAAAGCCGGCTGGTCACGTCCAGCCCCACGCGGGTGGAGGCCACCTTGGCCGTCGCCACGGCCACGGCCACGCGGCCCCGGCCTTCGGCGTCCAGCGCGTCGCCTTGCGCCCAGGCCGCATCGAACGTGGCGGCGGCCTGCGCGGCCAGCAGGCGCACGCTCTCCAGCCCGACGAAGAATTCGCCGTAGTGCGACTGGATGTACGGGTCTTCGCTGGCGCGCTCGGCGGGCGAGCGGAACCAGGGGCGCGATTCGTTCAGCGTGTAGTGCCGCGCCTGCGCGAACGCGCCCTCGGCCAGGCCCAGGAACACATGCACGAACACCAGCTGCGCCAGCAGCGGCCGCAGCGACGAGCGCGGCGTGGTCAGCGGGCCGGGGTCGCGCAGCAGCTCGCTGCCCTCCACGCGCACGTTCTCGAACAGGGCGCTGCCGCTGTCGGTCTGGCGCTGGCCGAAGCTGTTCCAGTCGCCGTTCAGGGTGATGCCCGCGCGGGCCGTGGGAATGGCGGCGATCAGCAGCTGGCCGGTGTGTTCGTCGATGCCCGAGGCGACAAGCATCTCGGAATCCAGCGCGCCGGAACAAAAGCTCTTCTTGCCCGAGAAGTCGTACCAGTCGCCGATGCGGCGCACGGCGGTGCGCGTGTCCAGCGGGTTGAGCGCGTTGCCCCAGAACCATTGCTTGCGCGCCGTCTGCTCCAGCCACGGCACCCACTGCTCGGGCCGGGCGAACAGGCGCACGGTGGCCAGCAGCAGGTGGTGAAAGCCGTAGACGTGGGCCAGCGAACTGTCGGCCTGCGCGAGGGTGCGCACGGTCTGCAGCGTGGTCGCCCAGTCGGCGCCCTGGCCGCCCTGCGCGGTGGGGATGGAAAGCGACAGCAGGCCGCTGGCGCGCAGCGCATCGCGCTCGGCCTTCGGCGTGCCGCCGCGGGCATCGCGCTCGGCAGCGGTAGCGGCGAACCGGTCGGCCAGCGCCTGGGCGGTGGGCAGGGGCGAGGCGGGCGCGGTGGACGGGGCTTCGGGCGGGTGCAATTGGGGGTCGCGTGAGGACATGGGTGGGGCGCCGGCAAAGGGGTGGGGGCGGTCGGGCCGGGGGCGCCCGCCGCCGCGAGTGGGTCCAGTGTGCGCAGGCAAGCGGGCTCGCCACATGCGGAATTCGCGCGTGCTTATGCGGTTTTTGGCCGATGCGCGCGCCGCGGCCTGCCGGGCGGGCATGGGGCGCGGTGCGCCCTGCGTCGCCGTGGGCTGCACCGGCCCACCGCGCCATGCGCGCAGCGGCCTGCTGCGTGATTCGTGCGCAATTTGCTGCTTCTCTGCGGCGGCTGGTGCAGGCCAGCCGGCCGGCTTTTCAGGGGCGCGTCAGGGGCGGCAGGTTTCTCATAAAAATAGACGAATAACGTTCTTGGCCGTGCGGCAAACCGCGCCCGATACTGCGCCGCACCCTCACCGCATTCACCGGGAACCCACCACCATGCAACGACGCACCCTGCTGTCGGCCGGCGCCGCAGCGCTGGCTTGGCCCCTGGCCTCGCACACCGCGCACGCCGCGCAGCCGCTGAAGGAACTGCGCCTGGACTACGCCACCTATTCCCCGTCCAGCCTGGTGCTGCGCCGCTTCGGCTGGCTGGAGGAGTCGTTCAAGCAGGAGGGCACGGCGGTGAAGTGGGTGTTCAGCGCGGGCAGCAACCGGGCGCTGGAATACCTGAACGCGGGCAGCATCGACATCGGCTCGTCGGCCGGGCTGGCGGCACTGCTGTCCAAGGCCAACGGCAACCCGATCCGGGCACCGTACATCTTCTCGCGCCCCGAATGGACGGCGCTGGTGGTGCGCAAGGATTCGCCCATCCAGTCGGTGAAGGAACTCAAGGGCAAGAAGGTCGCCGCCACCAAGGGCACCGACCCGTACCTCTTCTTGCTGCGTGCGCTGCAGGTGGCCGGTTTGAAGCGCAACGACGTGGAGATCGTCGCGCTGCAGCACGCCGACGGCCGCACTGCGCTGGAACAGGGCCGCGTGGACGCCTGGGCGGGCCTGGACCCGCTGATGGCCGCCAGCGAGCTGGATGCGGGCTCGCGCCTCATCTACCGCAATGTGGCGTTCAACACCTACGGCTTTTTGAATGTGCGCGAAGAGTTCCTGGCCCAGCGCGCCGCCGAGACGCGCCGTGTGCTGGCCGGCTATGAGCGGGCCCGCCAATGGATCCTGGCCCACACCACCGAGGCGGCCAAAATCCTGTCGGAGGAGGCCAAGGTCAGCCTGGAGGTGGCGCTGCTGCAGCTCAAACTGCGCACCGACCTGTCCAACCCGCAGCCATCGCAGGAACACATCGCCGCGCTGCAGGGCGCCGCCCCGCTGCTCCTGTCCGAAGCCCTGGTGCGGCCCGGCACGGCGTTGAACAAGGTGGTCACCGACCTGGTGGACACGCAGTTCGCGCGCAGCGTGACGAGCGCGTCGGCGGCCTCGCCGGCCTGACCGCGCCATGTCCGCCCACCCGCAGGAATGGTCCGGCATCGGCCCGGCTGTGGAGCCCGCCCGCACCGCACCGCGCCGCCGGGGCTGGAGCGCGCTGGGCACGGGCTGGATCCTGCCGGCCGCAGTGTTGGCCGTGTGGGAAGGCGCCGTGCGCGCCGGCTGGGTCAGCCCGCACATGCTGCCCGCGCCCACCGAGATCGTCCAGACCCTCATCAGTTTCGGCGGGCAGGGCCTGGCCGGCCATGTGCTGGCCAGCAGCGCGCGCGTGGCGGCGGGCTTTGCCATCGGCACCGTGCTGGCGATCGCCATCGGCGCGCTGGTCGGGCTGTCGCGCCGCGCCGAAGGGCTGCTGGACCCGACCTTCCAGGCGCTGCGCGCCATCCCGTCGCTGGCCTGGGTGCCGCTGCTGCTGCTGTGGCTGGGCATCGACGAGGCGTCCAAGATCGCCTTGATTGCCATCGGCGCGTTCTTCCCGGTCTACATGGGCGTGGCCTCGGGCTTTCGCGACGTGGACCGCAAGCTGGTGGAGGCCGCCCGCATGCACCGGCTGGGTTCTGTGGCCATGGTGCGCCGCGTGCTGCTGCCGGCCGCCCTGCCGGCCGTGCTGACCGGGCTGCGCAACGGCCTGAGCCTGGCGTGGATGTTCATGGTGGCGGCCGAACTCATCGCCGCCACGCGCGGCCTGGGCTACCTGCTGACCGACGGCCGCGAGATGGGCCGCGCCGACATCGTGCTGGCGGCCATCGTGCTGCTGGCGCTGCTGGGCAAGGTCACCGACACGGGCATGGCCTGGCTCGAACGCCGGTGGCTGTCCTGGCGCGACACCTACGACACCACAGCGCGTGATTGAGACGACGATGACGGCATTGCAAGACGCCACGGCCCATGCAGCCACCACCACGACGGACGGCCCGCTGTTGCAGGCCCAGGACGCGAAGGGCGGCCTGCTGCTGCAGGCCAAGGGCGCGAAGGTCGGCCCGCTGCTGCAGGCCCGCGTGCGCCGCAAGGCCTACGGCGACAGGCCCGTGCTGCAGAACGTGCAGTTGGACATCGCCCCCGGCGAGGTGGTCAGCCTCGTGGGCGCCAGTGGCTGCGGCAAGAGCACGCTGCTGCGCATCGTCGCGGGGCTGGACACGCAATACGACGGCCACGTGCGGCTGGCCGGCGAGCCGCAGCAGGGCATCACGCAGGACATCGGCTTCATCTTCCAGGAGCCGCGGCTCTTTCCCTGGCTCACCGTGGCGGAGAACGTGGCGTTCGATCTGGGGCGCGCCGGGCGGGGCCACCCCCAAGTGCGCGAGCTGCTGGCCGAAGTGGGTCTGGCGGGCTTCGAAGATCGCTTACCGAAGCAGCTGTCCGGCGGCCAGGCGCAGCGCGTGGCCATCGCCCGGGGCCTGTTCACGCGGCCGCGCCTGCTGCTGCTGGACGAGCCCTTTTCCGCCGTCGATGCCTTCACCCGCGCGCGGCTGCAGCAGCTGCTGGCCGAGGTGGCGCGCCGCCACGGCCTGGCGCTGCTGCTGGTCACGCACGACGTGGACGAGGCGCTCCTCCTGAGCGACCGCGTGGTGGTGCTGGAGGCGCGCGCCGGTGCCGAGCTGAAGGTCATCGACAACCCGCTGCCCCGCCCGCGCCGGCGCGAAGACGAATCGCTGGGTGCCCTGCGCGTGCGGGTGCTGGACGCGCTGCGGCACGCCCACGCGTTCTGACGGGCGGGCCGGGGCGCGGCGGCACACCCTGGCACTATATTTTTGATAGCAACATGCCCTAGTGGATCATGCGCTGGAGGCCGATTTGGCTTGTAAACCCTCTGGAAGACGGGCTGCTGACGCGCATCCCGTTTCCCCAGGGGCGCAGCCAGCGCCACGGCGGCTCCACCGGTCACCCACCACTGTCTACCGGCTGCGCAGCCAGCGCACCCACCGGTCGCCGCTGAACTGCACCAGCGACACCAGCGCGATCAGCACGGCGATGACGATCAGCATCACCTGCGTGTCGAAGCGCTGGTAGCCGTAGCGGATCGCCAGGTCGCCCAGGCCGCCCGCGCCCACCGCGCCCGCCATGGCGGACGAGCTGATCAGCGCCACCAGCGTGATGGTGAAGCCGCCGACGATGCCGGGCAGCGCCTCGGGCAGGTACACGTGCCAGACGATGTGCCACTTGCGGCAGCCCATGGCCTGCGCGGCCTCGATCAGGCCCGGGTCCACCTCGCGCAGGCTCACCTCGGCGATGCGCGCGAAGAACGGCGTGGCACTGATGGCCAGCGGCACGATGGCCGCCCACACGCCGATGGTGGTGCCGGTGACCAGCCGCGTGAACGGGATCAGCGCCACCAGCAGCACGATGAAGGGCGTGGCCCGAAAGCCGTTGACCACGCTGCCCACCCCGCGGTGGATGCGCGGCGAGGCGAGAAAGCCCCCGGGCGCGGTCACGATCAGCAGCACCGCCAGCGGAATGCCCGCCACGAAGGCGATGGCGGCCGACGTGCCCACCATGGTCAGCGTGTCGAGAAACGCCTGGGTGTAGCGCTCAAAGGGAATGCTCAACGTCAGCGACATGGCCGATCACCTCGATGGAATGGGCAATGGCGCCAGGGCCTTGCACCAGATGGACGAAATCAGGCAGCGTCACCGTGCCGGGCAGCGACACGATGAGCCGGCCCTGCGCATGGCCGCGAATGCGGTCCACGCCGCCGTGCACCAGCCTGACGGGGCTGTGCAGGGCCTGGGCGATGCGCGCGAAGTCGGGCTCCAGCCCGCCCTCGCCGGTGTAGCCCAGGCGCAGGATGCGCTGGTAGGCGCCCTGCGCCGGCGGCTCGGCCTGCAGCCGCCCCTGCAGGTCGTCGGGCAGGCCGTGCTGCAGCGGCGCCAGCAGCGCGCGCGTGGCATCGTGCTGCGGCGCGCCGAACACCTTCCACACCTCGCCCTGCTCGGCGATGCGGCCCTGCTCCAGCACCAGCACCTGGTCGGCGATCTCGCGGATCACGCTCATCTCGTGCGTGATGAGGATGACGGTGATGCCCAGACGCCGGTTGATGTCGCGCAGCAGCTGCAGGATGGCATGCGTGGTCTCCGGGTCCAGCGCCGAGGTGGCCTCGTCGCACAGCAGGATCTCCGGCGCCGTGGCCAGCGCCCGGGCGATGCCCACGCGCTGCTTTTGCCCGCCCGACAGGCGCGCGGGATAGGTGCGGTGCTTGTCCGAGAGGCCCACCAGGGCCAGCAGCTCCTCGACCCGCTGGTGGATGGCGGCGGGCCGCCAGCCGGCCACGCGCAGCGGCAGGGCCACGTTGTCGTACACCGTCTTGGCGGCCAGCAGGTTGAAGTGCTGGAAGATCATGCCGATGCGCCGGCGCAGCGCCACCAGGCCGTCGTCGTCCAGCGTGGCGATGTCGGCGCCATCCACCCGCACGCGGCCCGCGGTGGGCGACTCCAGCCGGTTGATGGTGCGCAGCAGGCTCGATTTGCCCGCGCCGCTGCGCCCGATGATGCCGAAGATGCTGCCGGCGGGGATCTGGAGGCTGATGTCCTCCAGCGCCGCCACCGGCCCGGCGGACGACGCGTACACCTTGCCAAGCTGCTCGAAGACCACGGAGCCCGAAGGTGCGCTGGCCTCCGCCGATGGTGCGGGCGGCGGTGCCGCCCCCGCGCGGGGCTGCGGTGCCCCGGCAGGTGCCGTGGCGGGGGAGGGGGCCGTGCCGGCAGCGCTGCGCCAGACGGGTGATGGGGAGGCGGCGGTCAGGCTCATGGCGTCTTCCAGGGCAGCGTGTACAGCTTGGGGTCGTTGTTGAAGCGCGCGGACACCACCTCGCGCACCTTGGACGACTGCTGGAACAGCTGCACGAAGCGGGCGATCTTCGGGTCCTGCACCTTGTCCTTGCGCGCGACGAAGCCCATGGCGTAGAAAGAGTCGTCGATGCCCGAATACAGCAGCGCGCGGCTGGCCTGCTCCTTCTTGCCGGCGTTGACGAAGTAGCTGGGCCACACCACGGCCAGGTCCACGTCCTGCAGCGAGTGGATGAGCTGCGGGCCTTCGATCTCGTAGAAGCGCAGCTTCTTCGGGTTCTCGACCACATCGTTCACGCTGGCGCCCACGGCATTGCCCTGGCGCAGCTTGATGAGGCCGGCCTTCTGCAGCAGGAGCAGCCCGCGCCCCTGGTTCACCGGGTCGTTCGCCACCGACACCTTGGCGCCCTCGGGCACGTCCTGCAGCCGCTGGATGCGGTTGGAGTAGATGCCGATGTTCTGCAGCAGGCCCAGGCCCACCAACTGCAGCTGGTAGCCACGTTCCTTGATGGCGTTGTTCAAAAACGCCTGGTGCTGGAAGAAGTTCAGGTCGATGTCGCCGTTGTTCACGGCCTCGTTGGGCAGCGTCCAGTCGGTGAACTCGACCAGCCTCACCTCCAGGCCCTGGGCCTTGGCCTCGGCCACCACGGCCTCGACCGCGTCGGAGGTGACGCCGGGCGTGGAGCCGATGCGGATCACGTCGGCCGCATGCGCGGTGAGGGCGGAGGCAGCCAGCAGCCAGCCCAGGGCGGCGGCCTTGAAGGGGAAGAAGCGGGGCGCGCGCATCATTGCTGCGTCCAGGTCAGCACGTACAGGCGCTTGTCGCCCGCGAAGGCGCGGTCGATGGCGGCCTTCACCGCGTCGGAGTTCTGGAATACCTTCACGAACTTCTGGATCACCGGGTCCTGCGTGCGGCTGGCCTTGACCACGAACTGGATGGCGAAGCGCGCGTCCTCCACGCCCGAGTACGCGAGGCCGCTGGACGGATCGAATGCCTTCGACGCCACGATGAAGTGCGGGTAGCCCTGGGCGATGTCCACATCGCCGGTGATGCGCACCAGCTGCGGGCCTTCCACCTCGACGAATTTCAGCTTCCTGGGGTTCTGCACGATGTCGTCCACCGTGCCGACGAAGCCCACGCCGGGTTTGAGCTGGATGAGCCCCGCCTTTTGCAGCAGCAACAGGCCGCGGCCCTGGTTCACCGGGTCGTTGGCCAGGCCGACCTTGCCGCCCACCGGCACCTCGTTGATGGTCTTGTGCTTGAGCGAATACAGGCCGATGTTGGCCAGGAAGCTCGTGCCCGCGCTGGCCAGCTTGAAGCCGTTCTTCTGGATCGCGTTATCGAGGAACGGCTGGTGCTGGAAGAAGTTGATGTCCAGGTCGCCCGAGTCCACCGCCACGTTGGGCGTGGTCCAGTCGGTGAACTCGGTCACCGTGACGTCGATGCCCTGCGCCTTGGCGTCCTTGGCGGCCGCCGCGATGGCGTCGGCATAGACGCCCGGCAGCACGCCGATGCGCAGCTTGTCGGCCGCATGGGCGGGCAGGGCGCCCAGCACGGAGAGGGCGAGGAGGGGGGCGAGAAAGAGGCGATGGAGTGGCATGTCAGGGGCCGCGAAAGGCGGTCGTTGGGGTGGGAGGAATCGAAGGTGAGGAAGGCGTCGGGGGGGCGTGGGGGGCGAGTCCAGGGATGCGTCAATGCGCGGCCTTGGCGAGCCACGGCAGGCTGTAGAGCCTGTCGTTGCCGGCGAAGGATTTGCCGATCTGCGCGCGCACGGCGGGCGAGTCTTGGTAGACCTTCACGAAGCGCTGGATGCGCGGGTCCTGCGCGTTGTCCTGGCGCGCGACGAAGCGGATGGCGTAGGCCAGATCGTCGATGCCCGAATACAGCAGCGCGCTGCCCGCCACCTGGGGCTTGCCGGCATTGACGTAGTGCGCCGGGTAGCCCTGCGCCAGGTCCAGATCGTCGAGGGCGCGCACCAGCTGCGGGCCTTCGATCTCGGCAAAGCGCAGCTTCTTCGGGTTGGCCACGATGTCGTTCACGCTGCCGCGCGCGCCCACGCCGGGTTTGAGCTGGATGAGGCCCGCCTTTTCCAGCAGCAGCAGGCCGCGGCCCTGGTTCACCGGGTCGTTGGCCACGCCCACGCGGGCGCCGTCCTTCAGGTCGGCAAAGCGCTGCACCTTGAGCGAATACAGGCCGATGTTGGGCAGCAGCCCCGTGGCCACGCTGACGAAGGCATAGCCGCGTTCGCGGATGGCGTTGTCCAGGAAGGCCTGGTGCTGGAAGTAATTGAGGTCGATGTCGCCCGCGGCCAGCGCGGTGTTGGGCGCGGTCCAGTCGGTGAACTCGATGACCTTCACGTCCAGCCC
This region of Acidovorax sp. GBBC 1281 genomic DNA includes:
- a CDS encoding MetQ/NlpA family ABC transporter substrate-binding protein; translation: MMRAPRFFPFKAAALGWLLAASALTAHAADVIRIGSTPGVTSDAVEAVVAEAKAQGLEVRLVEFTDWTLPNEAVNNGDIDLNFFQHQAFLNNAIKERGYQLQLVGLGLLQNIGIYSNRIQRLQDVPEGAKVSVANDPVNQGRGLLLLQKAGLIKLRQGNAVGASVNDVVENPKKLRFYEIEGPQLIHSLQDVDLAVVWPSYFVNAGKKEQASRALLYSGIDDSFYAMGFVARKDKVQDPKIARFVQLFQQSSKVREVVSARFNNDPKLYTLPWKTP
- a CDS encoding methionine ABC transporter permease; translated protein: MSLTLSIPFERYTQAFLDTLTMVGTSAAIAFVAGIPLAVLLIVTAPGGFLASPRIHRGVGSVVNGFRATPFIVLLVALIPFTRLVTGTTIGVWAAIVPLAISATPFFARIAEVSLREVDPGLIEAAQAMGCRKWHIVWHVYLPEALPGIVGGFTITLVALISSSAMAGAVGAGGLGDLAIRYGYQRFDTQVMLIVIAVLIALVSLVQFSGDRWVRWLRSR
- a CDS encoding methionine ABC transporter ATP-binding protein, with the translated sequence MSLTAASPSPVWRSAAGTAPSPATAPAGAPQPRAGAAPPPAPSAEASAPSGSVVFEQLGKVYASSAGPVAALEDISLQIPAGSIFGIIGRSGAGKSSLLRTINRLESPTAGRVRVDGADIATLDDDGLVALRRRIGMIFQHFNLLAAKTVYDNVALPLRVAGWRPAAIHQRVEELLALVGLSDKHRTYPARLSGGQKQRVGIARALATAPEILLCDEATSALDPETTHAILQLLRDINRRLGITVILITHEMSVIREIADQVLVLEQGRIAEQGEVWKVFGAPQHDATRALLAPLQHGLPDDLQGRLQAEPPAQGAYQRILRLGYTGEGGLEPDFARIAQALHSPVRLVHGGVDRIRGHAQGRLIVSLPGTVTLPDFVHLVQGPGAIAHSIEVIGHVADVEHSL
- a CDS encoding acyl-CoA dehydrogenase family protein, which encodes MSSRDPQLHPPEAPSTAPASPLPTAQALADRFAATAAERDARGGTPKAERDALRASGLLSLSIPTAQGGQGADWATTLQTVRTLAQADSSLAHVYGFHHLLLATVRLFARPEQWVPWLEQTARKQWFWGNALNPLDTRTAVRRIGDWYDFSGKKSFCSGALDSEMLVASGIDEHTGQLLIAAIPTARAGITLNGDWNSFGQRQTDSGSALFENVRVEGSELLRDPGPLTTPRSSLRPLLAQLVFVHVFLGLAEGAFAQARHYTLNESRPWFRSPAERASEDPYIQSHYGEFFVGLESVRLLAAQAAATFDAAWAQGDALDAEGRGRVAVAVATAKVASTRVGLDVTSRLFETTGARATHGALRLDRFWRNLRTQTLHDPVDYKLQELGDWALHARVPAPSFYS
- the ssuD gene encoding FMNH2-dependent alkanesulfonate monooxygenase, which encodes MSPTPDIFWFLPTSGDTRYLGTSDFGRAPTNAYLRQIAVTSEQLGYDGLLIPTGSSCLDPWVTAASLVPVTQRIKLLVALRTSLGNPTASARQAASLDQALGPGRLLLNVVPGGDATELAADGVFYSHDERYAASDEFLTLWRRLLLGEKVDFEGRHLKVQGAQNFFTPATQPYPPLYFGGSSPAAHALAARHVDAYLTWGEPPAAVAEKIADVRAHAGAAGRDLDRHPLRFGVRLHVIVRETSEEAWADADRLISRLTDDDIARAQQNYARMDSEGQRRMAALHGGRRDRLVVGPNLWAGVGLVRGGAGTSLVGNAQEVAERLQEYVDVGVDRFVLSGYPHLEEAIRFAELVFPLLPGRQAVTLRDQSLTGGAFDIRASRPEAESAAAPVPETAL
- a CDS encoding ABC transporter ATP-binding protein; its protein translation is MTALQDATAHAATTTTDGPLLQAQDAKGGLLLQAKGAKVGPLLQARVRRKAYGDRPVLQNVQLDIAPGEVVSLVGASGCGKSTLLRIVAGLDTQYDGHVRLAGEPQQGITQDIGFIFQEPRLFPWLTVAENVAFDLGRAGRGHPQVRELLAEVGLAGFEDRLPKQLSGGQAQRVAIARGLFTRPRLLLLDEPFSAVDAFTRARLQQLLAEVARRHGLALLLVTHDVDEALLLSDRVVVLEARAGAELKVIDNPLPRPRRREDESLGALRVRVLDALRHAHAF
- a CDS encoding aliphatic sulfonate ABC transporter substrate-binding protein, whose translation is MQRRTLLSAGAAALAWPLASHTAHAAQPLKELRLDYATYSPSSLVLRRFGWLEESFKQEGTAVKWVFSAGSNRALEYLNAGSIDIGSSAGLAALLSKANGNPIRAPYIFSRPEWTALVVRKDSPIQSVKELKGKKVAATKGTDPYLFLLRALQVAGLKRNDVEIVALQHADGRTALEQGRVDAWAGLDPLMAASELDAGSRLIYRNVAFNTYGFLNVREEFLAQRAAETRRVLAGYERARQWILAHTTEAAKILSEEAKVSLEVALLQLKLRTDLSNPQPSQEHIAALQGAAPLLLSEALVRPGTALNKVVTDLVDTQFARSVTSASAASPA
- a CDS encoding ABC transporter permease, which translates into the protein MSAHPQEWSGIGPAVEPARTAPRRRGWSALGTGWILPAAVLAVWEGAVRAGWVSPHMLPAPTEIVQTLISFGGQGLAGHVLASSARVAAGFAIGTVLAIAIGALVGLSRRAEGLLDPTFQALRAIPSLAWVPLLLLWLGIDEASKIALIAIGAFFPVYMGVASGFRDVDRKLVEAARMHRLGSVAMVRRVLLPAALPAVLTGLRNGLSLAWMFMVAAELIAATRGLGYLLTDGREMGRADIVLAAIVLLALLGKVTDTGMAWLERRWLSWRDTYDTTARD
- a CDS encoding sigma-54 interaction domain-containing protein, which codes for MATLPAWPAAPARTATATPAALEAGLAWIFEDPRSKALLAEVEQVAPSDAGVLITGESGTGKELIARYLHSRSPRSAAPFVAVGCGAFSEALVDSELFGHESGAFPGAFGAQPGWFEEAHGGTIFLDEVNDLPLAVQNKLLRVLQQREVVRVGGRQPIPIDVRIVAAASVDLQALVLQQRFRKDLYYRLNVVSLEVHTLRERPGDIVPLARHFIDAYSRRLGYPRPQLTPAAERALQQAPWPGNVRELENTIHRTLLLGDGRTLDAPDLRLSGAARAGTEPETPAAAAPPQAPSPSPPGLPLLRQAVRQLCEAHVPALYQTVEDAVLLEVFRWCHYSQSEAARVLGLSRNVVRARLIRLGEVGAPRRAGADAGAPPAEFPTDTDSESPSP